In Clostridium sp. JN-1, one genomic interval encodes:
- the nifJ gene encoding pyruvate:ferredoxin (flavodoxin) oxidoreductase translates to MSKKLKTMDGNQAAAEASYAFTDVAAIYPITPSTPMAEFVDDMSAHGRKNIFGQPVKLVEMQSEAGAAGAVHGSLAAGALTTTYTASQGLLLMIPNMYKIAGELLPGVFHVTARALATHALSIFGDHQDVMATRQTGFALLASSNVQEVMDMTNIAHLSAIKSSIPFLHFFDGFRTSHEYQKIEVIDYADIAKLVDYNAIQKFRNKSLNPEHPSVRGTAQNPDIYFQQRESSNKFFDAVPDIVENYMREIEKITGRVYHPFDYYGDPNAEYVVVAMGSVCDTIEETVDYLRQNNKKVGLIKVHLYRPFSSDYFFKYLPKTVKKIAVLDRTKEPGSTGEPLYLDIVNLFYNNPDKPVIVGGRYGLGSKDTTPSQILAVFKNLENPNPKNRFTIGIVDDVTNTSLPEDEVIDTSPQGTIRCKFYGLGSDGTVGANKTAVKIIGDKTNLYCQAYFSYDSKKSGGSTVSHLRFGDKPIKSPYLVYESDYTACHNKSFIYNIDVLKGLKKNGTFVLNCPWQESELDENLPASMRRYIAQNNIQFYIVDAISISQKVGLGSRINMVMQAVFFKLANIIPADQAVQYLKDSVEYTYGKKGKNIVDANKAAIDAGVNAAHKVTVPESWKDAKGQDIPKKEVPDFVSKIERPMARHEGDELPVSAFKGMEDGTYPVGISAYEKRGIAVRVPEWQIDKCIQCNQCSYVCPHGVIRACLVNNEELQKAPKEFLTKKAVGKGLENLQYRIQISPLDCTGCGNCADICPAPGKALIMKPAQEQIDEQSGNFEYALKITSKEGLMDLHTVKGSQFAKPLLEFNGACPGCGETPYVKLLTQLYGDRMMIANATGCSSIWGASAPSIAYTTNNFGKGPSWGNSLFEDNAEYGYGMFLAVNQMRERLADLMNQAVTMNINSELKEAFKEWLGGFNDADISKKASAKILKLINNEDLKQNNILNEILMKKDYLIKKSHWLIGGDGWAYDIGYGGLDHVLALGDDVNIFVLDTEVYSNTGGQSSKSTPTGAVAKLAASGKKTRKKDLGLMAMTYGNVYVTQIAMGANMNQAIKAITEAEAYKGPSLIIAYAPCISHGIKTGMGTSMAEEKKAVESGYWHLFRYNPMLKQDGKNPFILDSKEPTKPYIDFINGEIRYSSLKKVFPERVEKAFQESENNARERYNIYKKLSSLQHC, encoded by the coding sequence ATGTCAAAAAAGTTAAAAACCATGGATGGAAACCAAGCTGCTGCTGAAGCTTCCTATGCCTTCACAGATGTTGCTGCTATTTATCCTATAACACCATCTACTCCGATGGCTGAATTTGTAGATGACATGTCTGCTCATGGTAGAAAAAATATATTCGGTCAGCCAGTTAAACTTGTTGAAATGCAGTCAGAAGCTGGTGCTGCTGGTGCTGTCCACGGATCGTTAGCTGCTGGTGCACTAACAACTACATACACTGCTTCACAAGGACTGCTTCTAATGATACCTAATATGTATAAAATAGCAGGTGAACTTCTACCTGGTGTATTTCACGTAACTGCCCGTGCACTTGCAACTCATGCATTATCAATTTTTGGCGACCATCAAGACGTTATGGCAACAAGGCAAACTGGATTTGCACTTTTAGCATCATCTAATGTTCAAGAAGTCATGGATATGACAAATATTGCTCATCTTTCAGCAATTAAATCCAGTATACCATTTTTACACTTTTTTGATGGTTTTAGAACATCACATGAATATCAAAAGATTGAAGTAATTGACTATGCTGATATTGCAAAATTAGTAGACTACAATGCAATACAAAAGTTTAGAAATAAATCTTTAAATCCAGAACATCCTTCTGTTAGAGGAACTGCCCAAAATCCTGATATTTATTTTCAACAAAGAGAATCTTCAAATAAGTTTTTCGATGCTGTTCCTGACATCGTTGAAAACTATATGAGGGAAATAGAAAAAATCACTGGGAGAGTATATCATCCATTTGATTACTATGGAGATCCAAATGCTGAATATGTAGTTGTGGCTATGGGATCAGTTTGTGACACTATAGAAGAAACTGTAGATTATTTAAGACAAAATAATAAAAAAGTAGGTCTTATAAAAGTGCACTTGTACAGACCATTTTCTTCTGATTATTTCTTTAAATATTTACCTAAAACGGTTAAAAAAATTGCTGTCTTGGATAGAACAAAAGAACCTGGTTCCACAGGAGAACCCCTTTACTTAGATATAGTAAATTTATTCTATAATAATCCAGATAAACCTGTAATAGTTGGTGGAAGATATGGATTGGGTTCAAAGGATACAACACCTTCTCAAATCCTAGCTGTATTTAAAAATCTTGAAAATCCTAATCCAAAAAATAGATTCACAATTGGAATAGTTGATGATGTTACAAATACATCTCTACCAGAAGACGAGGTAATAGATACATCACCTCAAGGAACTATAAGGTGTAAATTTTATGGTTTGGGTTCAGATGGTACTGTTGGTGCAAATAAAACAGCAGTTAAAATCATAGGTGATAAAACAAACTTATATTGTCAAGCTTATTTTTCATATGATAGTAAAAAGTCCGGCGGAAGTACAGTTTCCCACTTAAGATTTGGAGATAAACCAATAAAATCACCTTACTTGGTTTATGAATCAGATTATACCGCTTGCCACAACAAATCTTTTATTTACAATATAGATGTATTAAAAGGTTTAAAGAAAAATGGAACATTTGTTTTAAACTGTCCATGGCAAGAAAGTGAATTGGATGAAAACCTGCCTGCTTCAATGAGGAGATATATTGCCCAAAATAATATTCAATTTTATATAGTTGATGCAATTTCAATATCACAGAAAGTTGGGTTGGGTTCTAGAATAAACATGGTAATGCAAGCTGTATTCTTTAAACTAGCAAATATAATTCCTGCAGATCAAGCAGTGCAATATTTAAAAGACTCTGTAGAATACACTTACGGTAAAAAAGGTAAGAATATAGTTGACGCAAATAAGGCAGCAATAGATGCTGGTGTAAATGCTGCCCATAAAGTTACTGTACCAGAATCATGGAAAGATGCTAAAGGCCAAGATATTCCTAAAAAAGAAGTTCCTGACTTCGTTAGTAAAATTGAAAGACCCATGGCAAGACATGAAGGAGATGAACTTCCAGTTAGTGCCTTTAAGGGAATGGAAGATGGTACTTACCCAGTTGGCATATCAGCTTATGAAAAACGCGGAATTGCAGTTCGTGTACCTGAATGGCAAATTGACAAGTGTATACAATGCAACCAATGTTCATATGTTTGTCCTCATGGTGTAATAAGAGCATGCTTGGTAAATAATGAAGAACTACAAAAAGCTCCTAAAGAATTTTTAACTAAGAAGGCTGTTGGCAAAGGTCTTGAGAACTTACAATATCGTATTCAAATAAGTCCACTTGATTGTACTGGATGTGGAAACTGTGCAGATATCTGCCCTGCTCCAGGTAAGGCCCTTATAATGAAACCTGCCCAGGAACAAATAGATGAACAATCTGGCAACTTTGAATATGCCTTAAAAATTACTTCTAAAGAAGGATTAATGGATTTGCACACAGTAAAGGGAAGTCAATTTGCAAAACCTCTATTGGAATTTAACGGTGCTTGTCCTGGCTGCGGTGAAACTCCTTATGTCAAACTCTTGACTCAGCTTTACGGAGACAGAATGATGATAGCAAACGCAACAGGCTGTTCATCTATTTGGGGAGCAAGTGCACCTTCAATAGCTTACACTACAAATAATTTTGGCAAAGGACCTTCTTGGGGTAATTCATTATTTGAAGATAATGCTGAATATGGATATGGAATGTTCCTTGCTGTAAACCAAATGAGAGAACGATTAGCTGATTTGATGAATCAAGCTGTGACAATGAATATAAATTCTGAACTCAAAGAAGCTTTTAAAGAATGGCTTGGTGGATTTAATGATGCAGATATTTCAAAAAAAGCTTCTGCAAAGATATTAAAACTAATAAATAATGAAGATCTTAAACAAAATAATATTTTAAATGAAATTCTCATGAAAAAAGATTATTTAATTAAAAAATCCCACTGGCTAATTGGCGGCGATGGATGGGCATATGATATAGGATATGGTGGATTAGATCATGTTCTTGCACTAGGTGATGATGTAAATATATTTGTTTTGGATACGGAAGTTTATTCAAATACAGGCGGTCAATCATCAAAGTCAACTCCTACTGGAGCAGTTGCAAAACTTGCTGCAAGTGGTAAAAAAACAAGGAAGAAAGACTTAGGATTGATGGCTATGACCTATGGAAATGTTTATGTAACTCAAATAGCCATGGGTGCAAATATGAACCAGGCCATTAAAGCAATTACAGAAGCAGAAGCTTATAAAGGTCCTTCCTTAATCATAGCTTACGCACCTTGTATAAGTCATGGTATTAAAACTGGAATGGGAACGAGTATG